A portion of the Dissulfuribacter thermophilus genome contains these proteins:
- the prfA gene encoding peptide chain release factor 1 gives MLKRLDEIEDKFLALEKELGDPECLKDQKHYQAIAKEHAELAPIVETYRELKKVQSEIEENKALLHDADPEISALAKAEIQDLQKKEEELTGKLKILLIPKDPNDEKNVLLEIRAGTGGDEAALFAADLFRMYSRFAERNRWKIEVLSSHPTGIGGFKEIIALISGKGVYSRLKYESGTHRVQRVPETETQGRIHTSACTVAVLPEADEVDVEIDPSELRIDVYRASGAGGQHVNKTESAVRITHLPTGLVVQCQDERSQHKNKAKAMKVLYARLLELRQREQQAKISEQRRSQVGTGDRSQRIRTYNFPQGRVTDHRIGLTLYQLDQVLDGELDPVIEPLITHFQAEALKEGSEDS, from the coding sequence ATGCTTAAACGTCTTGATGAAATAGAAGATAAGTTTCTGGCCCTTGAAAAGGAGCTTGGGGACCCTGAGTGCCTGAAAGATCAAAAGCACTATCAGGCAATAGCCAAGGAACATGCAGAGCTTGCACCTATAGTTGAGACCTATCGAGAGTTAAAGAAGGTCCAGAGCGAAATAGAGGAAAACAAGGCGCTTTTGCATGATGCTGATCCTGAGATCTCGGCATTGGCCAAGGCTGAGATCCAGGATCTCCAAAAAAAAGAAGAAGAGCTCACAGGTAAGCTGAAAATCCTGTTGATCCCCAAGGATCCAAATGACGAGAAAAACGTCCTACTTGAGATAAGGGCAGGTACCGGAGGAGATGAGGCCGCGCTTTTTGCAGCGGATCTATTCAGGATGTATTCGCGTTTTGCAGAGAGAAATCGCTGGAAGATCGAGGTGCTTAGCTCTCATCCCACAGGTATTGGCGGATTTAAGGAAATAATTGCCCTTATCTCAGGAAAGGGTGTTTATAGTCGTTTAAAATATGAAAGTGGCACTCACAGGGTCCAAAGGGTTCCTGAGACAGAGACCCAAGGACGAATTCATACCTCAGCCTGTACTGTTGCAGTGCTTCCAGAGGCCGATGAGGTAGATGTGGAAATCGATCCGTCAGAACTGAGGATTGACGTGTACAGGGCTTCAGGTGCAGGAGGCCAGCACGTCAATAAGACCGAATCTGCGGTTAGGATTACACACCTGCCAACTGGCCTTGTAGTCCAATGTCAGGACGAGAGAAGCCAGCACAAGAATAAGGCAAAGGCCATGAAGGTCCTGTACGCCAGGCTCCTTGAATTGAGGCAAAGGGAGCAGCAGGCCAAGATATCAGAACAGAGGCGAAGTCAGGTGGGTACAGGAGACAGAAGTCAGAGGATTAGGACCTATAACTTCCCCCAGGGGAGGGTGACGGACCACAGAATCGGTTTAACCCTCTATCAATTGGATCAAGTGCTCGATGGAGAACTGGACCCAGTAATCGAGCCATTGATCACTCATTTTCAAGCAGAGGCCCTAAAGGAGGGCTCTGAGGACTCGTAG
- the prmC gene encoding peptide chain release factor N(5)-glutamine methyltransferase, with the protein MLNSLNSLISQGIEILKKSGIESPRLDAELLFSHVLGLNRYDLYIKNIDPSLSDPRLRDEYFQLLKRRASGEPIAYLIGEKEFWSRSFKVGPGCLIPRPETELLIEVSLQFIEKTQALAPAILDLGTGSGCIAITLFLELSGIGIERARIYASDISEEALKIAQTNAKFHGAQKAIHFIRTNWLTAFKPRSFDLIVSNPPYISESDFELLAKDVRDYEPQLALLGGHDGLYYIKKTLEGASLLLKDRGALIMEIGYDQHEDIIRYLESAESLFSNIEIRKDLSGIERVVFLKK; encoded by the coding sequence TTGCTGAACAGCCTTAATTCCTTAATTTCACAGGGTATAGAAATTTTAAAGAAATCTGGGATAGAGAGTCCTCGTCTTGATGCGGAACTGCTGTTCTCCCACGTCCTTGGGCTGAATCGTTATGACCTTTATATAAAAAACATAGATCCTTCTTTAAGTGATCCGCGATTGAGAGATGAGTATTTTCAACTCCTCAAAAGGAGAGCTAGCGGGGAACCAATCGCATACCTAATTGGTGAGAAGGAGTTTTGGTCCAGGTCCTTCAAGGTTGGACCTGGGTGCCTCATTCCTCGGCCAGAGACCGAGTTATTAATAGAGGTATCCCTTCAATTTATTGAGAAAACACAGGCTCTAGCCCCTGCCATCCTTGATCTCGGTACAGGTAGCGGATGTATTGCCATCACCCTCTTTTTAGAACTTTCTGGGATTGGGATAGAGAGGGCCAGGATATATGCATCGGACATCTCGGAAGAGGCCTTAAAGATCGCCCAAACCAATGCAAAATTTCATGGTGCTCAAAAGGCTATACACTTTATAAGGACAAATTGGCTGACTGCATTTAAACCACGGTCATTTGACCTCATCGTATCAAATCCTCCTTACATATCTGAAAGTGACTTTGAATTGCTTGCTAAAGATGTAAGAGACTATGAACCACAGCTGGCGCTTTTGGGTGGCCATGACGGGCTATATTACATTAAAAAGACTTTAGAAGGAGCCTCATTGTTACTGAAAGATAGAGGGGCCCTAATCATGGAGATTGGCTATGATCAGCATGAAGATATTATAAGGTATTTGGAATCAGCAGAATCTTTATTCAGCAATATTGAAATTAGAAAGGATCTATCAGGGATAGAACGAGTAGTCTTTTTAAAAAAATAA
- the rpsU gene encoding 30S ribosomal protein S21 yields the protein MVVEVQDDNLEKALKALKKKMQLDGLQKELKMRRFYEKPSVKRRRKMQEAERRRRKAKRRRG from the coding sequence ATCGTTGTGGAAGTCCAGGATGACAACCTGGAAAAGGCTCTTAAGGCCCTCAAGAAAAAAATGCAACTTGATGGCCTTCAAAAGGAGCTGAAGATGAGGCGCTTCTATGAAAAGCCCAGCGTAAAACGCCGCAGAAAGATGCAAGAGGCCGAAAGAAGGCGCCGCAAAGCAAAGAGAAGAAGAGGCTAA
- the rpmE gene encoding 50S ribosomal protein L31 yields MKDNIHPKYYKAKARCACGNEFEVGSTKEEIKVEICSACHPFFTGKQKLVDTEGRVEKFVKKYGWDPNANKE; encoded by the coding sequence ATGAAAGACAATATTCATCCAAAGTACTATAAGGCCAAGGCCCGGTGTGCCTGTGGAAACGAGTTTGAAGTTGGTAGCACAAAAGAAGAGATAAAGGTGGAAATTTGTTCTGCCTGTCACCCATTTTTCACTGGAAAGCAAAAGCTCGTTGACACAGAAGGTCGAGTGGAAAAATTTGTTAAGAAATACGGTTGGGATCCCAACGCAAATAAGGAGTAA
- a CDS encoding beta-propeller domain-containing protein — MRINWLTIVIFFLLVGASSVYGALRVDFSQKDRAVFVDNSREVKDVVGYLVFWDMDADEGLGEPEYISYVAGKWRNGLFPISEKAFDAVVVKHLKIADKTPECPQGHRCFLGAALVPLQGKSSDIEISLYPMNFEAALERLKGQWLFATDAPYVGLDSLDEMLVPSVSQEASPIGTEEKPNSTNSEKEVPVTEKPDIYRLSGNMLLYANTAAGLFEVISLASPEAPVIKGSISIPGEIREVYELNGYYVVLSGGDTNTTILTMKLWERGIEVVDSLTLDRGFRESRRRDNLIFVVAGGRLYSEPWIMDATPKSIIDEGAIIEAVRVSGDGRLEKVDTAIIPTPPTKIAIFKDWLVTVHEPDVLDSGEILRAYPIGDPEDPIGKAREVLVNGTIPSDLHIDCRVRNGKDVLVFVARPLWSSSHEGSSLYVYDLDSGRMITALSGIAPGEELYATVFSADRAYVVTYERKDPLWVIDLSMPEEPKIVGELEVPGWSEKLFFHEDRLLAAGYMDIDSNAMRASLVSIGLFDVSNPEKPRLVSRITPFDGVVQSSYSEALYDERALNLDWNQGILAFPLETWQAGAGHWVQAIGIDKDGLEDLGHAALPFRAERTFWFDQGAYLAAFSPRELVTFKPGDGDIGTFSRIPLVTAVDMLESSREGRLVGVSVTGETVYRLYVFDTRSLIETGKADESILEDIPIPTGFSNAIIAGNGRSVLFYNLFPFRFIVYSEGAGLRGPFELEKKDEIASIPGCSMYDPLFSGELAVIPFYCYTPDSKDVLVWNDLPFYAVKIVNFSDLEKKTETGFPFITVPGKPVALDDKGRLVTVEDFRTDTGDFAVRVNLLEVSDSTISLLDTVVLDHWPSNCGGLEAVMAGDSLFIQCKGPLWYPSPMSVDSEAKGYSLKGKDAQLDELTERTVIYEVSVSDEGLMLPRRFFFDGLYSLVKVEPKSRLAIFMKDFSPFVPASSRMVAPFSQNRCVIFDLSGDEPELVGQINTNYCYDRRRLAITPDGGVFIAAGERGVAYDRCYKTN, encoded by the coding sequence ATGAGAATAAATTGGCTGACAATAGTCATTTTTTTCCTTTTAGTTGGGGCATCCAGTGTATACGGTGCACTACGGGTGGATTTTTCTCAGAAGGATAGGGCTGTTTTTGTGGATAACAGCCGTGAGGTCAAGGATGTGGTGGGATACCTCGTCTTCTGGGATATGGATGCAGATGAAGGCCTGGGGGAGCCTGAATACATATCATACGTAGCTGGTAAGTGGCGGAATGGGCTTTTTCCAATTAGCGAAAAAGCCTTTGACGCCGTTGTTGTTAAACACCTAAAGATTGCAGATAAAACTCCAGAGTGCCCACAGGGACATAGGTGTTTTCTTGGAGCGGCACTTGTTCCACTTCAAGGAAAGAGTAGCGATATTGAGATATCTCTTTATCCCATGAATTTTGAAGCCGCCCTCGAGAGACTAAAGGGGCAGTGGCTTTTTGCAACAGATGCCCCTTATGTTGGACTGGACTCCTTAGATGAGATGCTTGTGCCCAGTGTGTCTCAAGAGGCTTCCCCCATTGGAACAGAAGAAAAACCGAATTCTACCAATAGTGAAAAAGAGGTACCTGTGACAGAGAAGCCGGACATCTATAGGCTATCTGGTAACATGCTTCTCTATGCCAATACTGCAGCAGGGCTCTTTGAGGTCATCTCTCTTGCTTCTCCTGAGGCCCCTGTAATAAAGGGCTCTATTTCAATTCCAGGGGAGATTAGGGAGGTGTATGAACTAAATGGCTATTACGTTGTCCTGTCTGGAGGGGACACCAATACCACTATATTGACCATGAAACTCTGGGAAAGAGGCATTGAGGTCGTGGATAGCCTCACATTGGACCGTGGATTCAGGGAGTCTAGGAGACGTGATAACCTCATTTTCGTGGTCGCAGGAGGGAGGTTATACTCGGAACCATGGATAATGGATGCCACCCCAAAATCCATTATAGATGAAGGAGCTATCATAGAGGCTGTAAGAGTTTCAGGAGATGGGCGGCTCGAAAAAGTGGACACTGCAATCATTCCTACTCCTCCAACTAAGATCGCTATCTTCAAGGATTGGCTTGTAACAGTTCATGAACCAGATGTACTCGATTCTGGAGAGATCCTAAGGGCCTATCCAATAGGAGATCCTGAAGATCCAATAGGAAAAGCCCGCGAGGTTTTGGTAAACGGGACTATTCCCTCTGATCTTCACATAGACTGCAGGGTGCGAAACGGAAAGGATGTGCTTGTATTTGTGGCCCGTCCCTTATGGTCTAGCTCTCATGAGGGCAGTAGTCTTTACGTCTATGATCTTGATTCAGGGAGGATGATTACAGCCCTCTCTGGCATAGCTCCTGGTGAAGAGCTATACGCTACGGTCTTTTCTGCTGACAGGGCTTATGTCGTCACGTATGAGAGAAAGGACCCTCTATGGGTAATAGATCTTTCCATGCCAGAAGAACCGAAAATAGTGGGCGAACTTGAGGTTCCAGGGTGGTCTGAAAAACTCTTTTTTCATGAAGACCGTCTGTTGGCAGCAGGATATATGGATATTGATTCCAATGCCATGAGGGCGAGCCTTGTTTCGATTGGCCTTTTTGATGTAAGCAACCCTGAAAAACCACGTTTGGTTTCAAGAATCACTCCCTTTGATGGTGTTGTACAGAGTTCATACTCTGAGGCCCTTTATGACGAAAGAGCTTTGAATCTTGACTGGAATCAGGGCATATTGGCCTTTCCACTTGAGACATGGCAGGCTGGGGCAGGGCACTGGGTGCAGGCAATTGGCATTGATAAAGATGGCCTCGAGGATCTAGGACATGCTGCTCTTCCTTTCAGGGCAGAGCGGACGTTCTGGTTTGATCAGGGGGCATATCTTGCGGCGTTTTCACCAAGAGAGCTCGTCACTTTCAAGCCCGGCGATGGAGACATAGGCACTTTTTCGCGGATACCTCTTGTCACCGCAGTGGATATGCTTGAAAGTTCCCGAGAAGGAAGGCTTGTTGGAGTCTCTGTTACTGGTGAAACTGTGTACCGACTCTATGTCTTTGACACACGGAGTCTCATTGAGACTGGAAAAGCAGACGAGTCGATCCTTGAGGACATTCCCATCCCTACAGGTTTTAGTAATGCTATAATTGCAGGAAATGGACGTTCAGTCCTTTTTTATAATCTCTTTCCGTTTAGATTTATCGTATATAGCGAAGGAGCAGGGCTTAGAGGACCATTTGAGCTTGAAAAGAAAGACGAGATTGCCTCTATCCCAGGCTGTTCCATGTATGATCCGCTTTTTTCAGGAGAGCTAGCAGTCATTCCGTTTTATTGTTATACCCCTGACTCAAAAGATGTTCTGGTATGGAATGACCTCCCTTTTTATGCAGTAAAGATCGTGAATTTTTCTGATCTAGAGAAAAAGACAGAGACAGGTTTTCCGTTTATTACTGTTCCTGGAAAGCCCGTAGCCCTAGACGATAAAGGTAGACTCGTTACTGTGGAGGATTTTAGGACAGACACAGGGGATTTTGCCGTAAGGGTCAATCTACTAGAAGTAAGTGATTCAACGATAAGCCTTTTGGATACAGTGGTCCTTGACCACTGGCCTTCGAACTGTGGGGGACTAGAGGCGGTAATGGCAGGCGATTCTCTATTTATTCAGTGCAAAGGCCCCCTCTGGTACCCATCCCCAATGTCTGTGGACTCAGAGGCTAAGGGCTATTCTTTAAAGGGAAAAGATGCTCAGCTGGATGAGCTTACAGAAAGGACTGTGATCTACGAAGTTTCTGTCTCAGATGAGGGTCTTATGCTTCCTCGAAGGTTTTTCTTTGATGGCCTTTACAGTCTGGTAAAGGTTGAGCCCAAGAGCCGCCTTGCAATTTTTATGAAAGATTTTAGCCCATTCGTTCCTGCCTCCAGCCGAATGGTAGCGCCTTTTTCTCAAAATCGTTGCGTTATATTTGATTTGTCAGGGGATGAGCCAGAGTTAGTTGGCCAGATCAACACCAATTACTGCTACGACAGAAGGCGGCTAGCCATTACACCGGATGGTGGAGTCTTCATTGCTGCAGGCGAGAGGGGGGTGGCCTATGATAGGTGTTATAAGACCAATTAA
- the fusA gene encoding elongation factor G, with product MDCTKVRNIAIVSQNGSGKTSLAEAMLFTAKATKRLGKVDDKTSCLDFEPEEQKRGITISTAFHNLKWQKNSVFLMDTPGEDNFIAEAKIALRVADSVIFVVDAVDPVKPQTLKVWSMIKEAGIPVLLFVNKMDKERADYKKAIDAIGEALGVRVVPLAIPIGKEASFKGLVDLVKMKGVGGDIPEDLAEEAEALRNNLIEFAAESEDELLEKFLEGGELTQEEVLRGLKSGVQGVRFVPAIPGSALETIGVSTLLDLIVGLLPSPVDRGEVIGKNPKTKEEETREPSPDAPFSGLVFKTMIDPYAGRLSILRIFSGTLTPDGAVYNPNKDSQERYSQIFVLEGKEQKSVDEAGPGMIVAIQKLKEVATGDTLCSPQEPIQYDFVELPTPVLTYALKPKSRGDEEKINQALSRLKEEDPTLVVMRDQQTNELLISGNGQIHIDATISKMKEKFGVNVDLTLPKIPYRETIKAVKKGVIYRHKKQTGGAGQFAEVHFDISPLKRGEGFEFEEALVGMNVPRNFVPAVEKGIQEAMQSGPLAGFPVVDVKVRFYDGKSHEVDSSEMAFKIAAIQCFKKGVLEAKPVLLEPIYKLTIYVPDENVGDVIGDLNSRRGKVMGMEPAGAGMQVVQALVPLAEVQRYVLDLNSMTQGRGTFQMEFSHYDEVPPNIAEKVIQQAKEETED from the coding sequence ATGGACTGCACCAAGGTAAGAAACATCGCCATTGTATCACAAAACGGCAGCGGCAAGACCTCGTTAGCAGAGGCCATGCTCTTTACTGCCAAAGCAACCAAGAGGCTGGGGAAAGTGGATGACAAGACTTCTTGTCTTGATTTTGAACCAGAAGAACAAAAACGCGGCATTACTATATCCACTGCCTTTCATAATCTCAAGTGGCAAAAGAATTCGGTTTTCCTTATGGACACTCCAGGAGAAGATAATTTCATAGCAGAGGCAAAGATCGCCCTAAGGGTTGCAGATAGTGTTATTTTTGTAGTTGATGCCGTTGATCCAGTAAAACCCCAGACTCTCAAGGTTTGGTCTATGATTAAAGAGGCAGGAATACCCGTCCTTTTATTCGTGAATAAGATGGATAAAGAGAGGGCGGATTATAAAAAGGCCATTGATGCAATTGGTGAGGCCCTTGGTGTAAGGGTCGTTCCATTGGCAATACCAATTGGAAAAGAGGCGTCTTTTAAGGGACTAGTAGACCTCGTAAAAATGAAGGGCGTTGGTGGTGATATCCCGGAAGATTTAGCAGAGGAAGCAGAGGCCCTCAGGAACAATCTCATTGAATTTGCTGCAGAGTCTGAAGACGAGCTGCTTGAAAAGTTTCTTGAAGGAGGAGAACTCACCCAGGAAGAGGTACTAAGGGGGCTAAAGAGCGGTGTACAGGGAGTTAGATTCGTGCCAGCGATACCTGGCTCTGCCCTTGAAACAATTGGTGTTTCCACCTTATTGGATCTTATAGTAGGACTGCTGCCTTCTCCCGTGGATAGAGGAGAAGTCATAGGGAAAAATCCAAAGACAAAAGAGGAAGAAACTAGAGAGCCATCACCTGATGCCCCATTTTCTGGCCTAGTCTTCAAGACCATGATAGATCCATATGCTGGCAGGCTCTCTATATTGAGGATTTTTTCAGGGACTCTCACCCCTGATGGAGCAGTATACAATCCCAATAAAGATTCCCAGGAACGTTATAGCCAGATCTTTGTGCTTGAAGGTAAGGAACAGAAGTCCGTAGATGAAGCAGGTCCTGGCATGATCGTGGCAATTCAGAAGTTGAAAGAGGTTGCAACAGGAGACACTCTTTGTTCTCCACAGGAACCTATACAGTATGACTTTGTGGAACTGCCTACTCCTGTTCTTACTTATGCTCTGAAACCTAAGAGTAGAGGAGATGAAGAAAAGATCAACCAGGCGCTATCTCGATTAAAGGAAGAAGACCCAACGTTAGTGGTCATGAGAGATCAGCAGACCAACGAACTTTTGATCTCTGGAAATGGACAAATTCATATAGATGCCACAATTTCAAAGATGAAGGAAAAATTTGGGGTCAATGTGGATCTCACACTTCCCAAGATACCCTATAGGGAGACAATCAAGGCAGTAAAGAAGGGGGTAATTTACAGGCACAAGAAACAGACCGGTGGAGCAGGTCAATTTGCTGAGGTCCACTTTGACATTTCTCCATTGAAACGTGGAGAGGGCTTTGAGTTCGAAGAGGCTCTAGTTGGAATGAATGTCCCCAGAAATTTTGTCCCAGCAGTTGAAAAGGGGATACAAGAGGCCATGCAGTCTGGCCCACTGGCCGGTTTCCCAGTAGTGGACGTCAAGGTGAGATTTTATGATGGAAAGAGCCATGAAGTAGATTCTTCTGAAATGGCCTTTAAGATTGCAGCCATACAGTGTTTTAAAAAGGGTGTTCTTGAGGCAAAGCCCGTTTTGCTCGAGCCAATTTATAAACTTACTATTTATGTGCCGGATGAAAATGTAGGCGATGTAATTGGAGATCTAAATTCGAGGCGCGGCAAGGTCATGGGAATGGAGCCCGCAGGTGCTGGGATGCAAGTAGTTCAGGCCCTGGTGCCTTTGGCAGAAGTGCAGCGTTATGTGTTGGATTTAAACTCAATGACCCAGGGACGCGGTACCTTCCAGATGGAGTTTTCACACTATGACGAAGTGCCCCCAAATATTGCTGAAAAGGTAATTCAGCAGGCAAAAGAAGAGACTGAGGACTAA